GTTGGACGCAGATTCTGGAAAAATTCCGCTTCGACTTCGGCTATACTAATGCCGCGTTCTTTTGCTAGTTGGTTGATAAAGACCTCTACGCCTTCTGAGCGAGTTGGCCCCGGTAAAACAGAATTGACAGTAACGCCAGTTCCGACGCTAATTTCAGCTAAACCTCGTGCAATAGCAAGTTGAGCTGTCTTAGTTGTACCGTAGTGAATCATCTCAGTCGGGATCTGAATAGCAGATTCGCTGGAGATAAAAATTATTCGCCCCCAGTTTTGGTCTAGCATTTTTTGCAAGTATTTCCGACTCAAACGGATGCCGCTGAGTACGTTAACTTCAAATATGTTTAACCAGTCCTCGTCAGTAATTTCAAAGAATGGTTTTGGCTCGTAAATACCTAAATTGTTGACTAAGATATCGACGTGAGGAACTTCTTGAATAACTTGCTCTACTCCGGCTTTTGTTCCTAAATCGGCAACGACGCCGGAAACTTGAGCATTAGGAGTAGTTTGCTTAATTTTGTCTATCGCTTGTGTAACTCTTTGCTGTGTCCGACCATTGACAATAACCGATGCACCTTCTTGCGCCAGCAACTGAGCGATCGCAAAACCAATACCTGCGGTTGAGCCACTCACCAACGCAGATTTACCATCTAATTTTAAGTCCATCTCACTTTTTCCCTATTAGTCGGAGTAGAGAGGCAGGGGGCAGAAGTTAGGAGTCAGGAGTCAGGAGTCAGGAGTCAAGAATTATATTTGTCTCCCTCATCCCCTACTTCTCCTTGTCCCCTTGTCTCCCTCATCCCCTACTCCCCACTCTGCCTATTCTGAAATATGCTGTGCTAAAGTCTTTGCTAAAGTGGTCTTAGGCACTGCCCCCACAACAGTATCAACTTGCCGACCGCCCTTAAATACCATCAGCGTCGGTATGCTGCGAATACCAAAATGGCTGGCGACTGTGGGATTTTGATCTGTGTTCAACTTCACTACTTTCACCTGTCCTTCGTATTCAGTAGCAACTTCATCTACCACTGGAGCTACCATCCGACAAGGCCCACACCAAGGGGCCCAAAAGTCTACTAATACTGGAATTTCACTTTCTAATACTTCTTGCTTGAATGTAGCTTCTGTAACATTTGTAATGGATGACATAAATTGTCCTCCTAGTTAATTCTATAATTCGATAATATCGAATAATAAGAATATATGCCACTTTAGGAGATAATGCAAATATGAGATTCTTATATCACCCAGATAGAAAAGATATTTCTTTACCAGGAGTGCTGTATGCATTGGGCGATCCTGTGCGGCTAGAGATTGTCCGACTGCTGTCTACTGAAGGGGAACAGTGCTGCGCGGGATTTGATTTTGCGATCGCAAAGTCTACTATGTCCAATCACTTCAAGATTTTGCGGGAGTCGGGGATAGTCTTGACACGTAAAGAAGGGACACATCACATCAACCAA
This region of Nostoc sp. UHCC 0302 genomic DNA includes:
- the trxA gene encoding thioredoxin yields the protein MSSITNVTEATFKQEVLESEIPVLVDFWAPWCGPCRMVAPVVDEVATEYEGQVKVVKLNTDQNPTVASHFGIRSIPTLMVFKGGRQVDTVVGAVPKTTLAKTLAQHISE
- a CDS encoding helix-turn-helix domain-containing protein, which codes for MRFLYHPDRKDISLPGVLYALGDPVRLEIVRLLSTEGEQCCAGFDFAIAKSTMSNHFKILRESGIVLTRKEGTHHINQLRREDLEALFPGLLDAVLRSAQPLPIDPSSIKQTAS
- a CDS encoding SDR family NAD(P)-dependent oxidoreductase produces the protein MDLKLDGKSALVSGSTAGIGFAIAQLLAQEGASVIVNGRTQQRVTQAIDKIKQTTPNAQVSGVVADLGTKAGVEQVIQEVPHVDILVNNLGIYEPKPFFEITDEDWLNIFEVNVLSGIRLSRKYLQKMLDQNWGRIIFISSESAIQIPTEMIHYGTTKTAQLAIARGLAEISVGTGVTVNSVLPGPTRSEGVEVFINQLAKERGISIAEVEAEFFQNLRPTSIIKRFATSEEVAAMVVYLSSPLASATNGAALRVDGGVIRAIV